The Mycolicibacterium boenickei genome has a segment encoding these proteins:
- a CDS encoding aspartate aminotransferase family protein, with translation MSFSNIMDSNSYSGGVPTDPDSAELISARERMLGPAYRLFYERPVHLVRGSGSHLFDADGERYLDAYNNVVSVGHCHPRVVAALTRQAETLNTHTRYLHDGIVAYSERLLATLGGEVDQVMYACTGSEANDLALRVAQMHTGARGVIVTRDAYHGNTEAVTAISPSIGGATIIGPHVRTVAAPDSYRADGEVAERFLADVAAAIDDLKAAGHGLSCLVVDTFFSSDGIYPDPSVLAPAVAAVRAAGGVFIADEVQPGFGRTGEAMWGFTRHGVVPDLVTMGKPMANGLPVAAMAARSEVLGAFAREVPYFNTFGGNPVSMAAAGAVLDVIEDEKLMDNAARVGAALRDEISRIAAENPRIGDVRGAGLYVGVELVTDPELKTPDRAGAHDLVNAMRDRKVLISVCGSDGNVLKVRPPLVFSDSDVDWFCTEFAGAVAALG, from the coding sequence ATGAGTTTTTCCAACATCATGGACTCCAACAGCTATTCGGGCGGTGTGCCGACCGATCCCGACAGCGCGGAGTTGATCTCAGCCCGTGAACGCATGCTGGGCCCGGCGTACCGGCTGTTCTACGAACGGCCGGTGCACCTGGTCCGGGGCAGCGGCAGCCACCTGTTCGACGCCGACGGCGAACGCTATCTCGACGCCTACAACAACGTGGTCAGTGTCGGGCACTGCCACCCACGCGTGGTCGCCGCCCTCACCCGCCAGGCCGAGACGCTCAACACCCACACCCGGTACCTGCACGACGGCATCGTGGCGTACTCGGAGCGGTTGTTGGCCACGCTCGGCGGCGAAGTGGACCAGGTGATGTATGCCTGCACCGGCTCGGAGGCCAACGATCTGGCCCTGCGGGTCGCCCAGATGCACACCGGGGCCCGCGGCGTGATCGTCACCCGCGACGCCTACCACGGCAATACCGAAGCAGTGACGGCCATTTCACCGTCGATCGGCGGCGCCACCATCATCGGTCCACATGTGCGCACCGTGGCCGCGCCGGACAGCTACCGCGCGGACGGCGAGGTGGCGGAGCGGTTCCTGGCCGACGTGGCCGCCGCGATCGACGACCTGAAGGCGGCCGGGCACGGGCTGAGCTGCCTGGTCGTCGACACCTTCTTCTCCTCCGACGGCATCTATCCCGACCCCTCGGTGCTGGCGCCCGCGGTGGCGGCGGTGCGCGCGGCGGGCGGGGTGTTCATCGCCGACGAGGTGCAGCCCGGGTTCGGCCGCACCGGGGAGGCGATGTGGGGCTTCACCCGCCACGGCGTCGTGCCCGACCTGGTCACCATGGGCAAGCCGATGGCCAACGGGTTGCCGGTGGCCGCGATGGCCGCCCGCAGTGAGGTGCTCGGGGCGTTCGCCCGCGAGGTGCCGTACTTCAACACGTTCGGCGGTAACCCGGTGTCGATGGCCGCCGCGGGCGCGGTGCTCGACGTCATCGAGGACGAGAAGCTGATGGACAACGCGGCTCGGGTGGGCGCCGCCTTACGTGACGAGATCAGCCGGATCGCCGCCGAGAACCCACGCATCGGCGACGTCCGTGGCGCCGGGCTCTACGTCGGTGTCGAGCTGGTGACCGACCCCGAGCTCAAGACTCCCGACCGCGCGGGGGCCCACGACCTGGTCAACGCGATGCGCGACCGCAAGGTGCTGATCTCGGTCTGCGGGTCCGACGGCAACGTCCTCAAGGTGCGCCCGCCGTTGGTGTTCTCGGACAGTGACGTGGACTGGTTCTGCACGGAATTTGCGGGGGCGGTGGCGGCGCTGGGTTGA
- a CDS encoding APC family permease, with protein sequence MSEIIDPPAPSGASIQRLKPNAVGLVGVLFMAVATAAPITAMVGNVPIAVGFGNGAYAPAGYFVATIVLTLFAIGYAAMSKHITATGAFYGYISHGLGRVVGLGAGFLTALAYMVFEASLIGIFSFFGNDLFKSFFNVDVPWVIFAVVMLAVNAVLTYFDINLAAKVLGVFLITEIIMLAMMALSVVFTGGGPQGWSLGSLNPLNGFQSLSGEVAGVDGSMITVAGSAGVGLFFAFWSWVGFESSAMYGEESRNPKKIIPIAVISSVVGIGAFYVLVSWLAIVGTGPQNAIALAQDSSTAGDIFFTPVQQHLGEWAVDMFKILLMTGSFACGMAFHNCAARYLYAIGRENVIPGMRKTIGATHPVHGSPHIAGFVQTGFATAVVMFFDITGRDPYTGLYGLMALLGTTAIMIVQALAAFSVISFFHVQKRHPETANWFTTFLAPLLGGVGMLYVIYLLAKNASFAAGSAASDWIFTSIPYVVGIAGLGGVLWALFLKFRDPQRYSDLGRTVLEEAHER encoded by the coding sequence ACGTGCCGATCGCGGTCGGCTTCGGCAACGGTGCCTACGCGCCCGCCGGATACTTCGTCGCCACCATCGTGCTGACCCTGTTCGCCATCGGCTATGCGGCGATGAGCAAGCACATCACCGCCACCGGTGCCTTCTACGGCTACATCTCGCACGGCCTGGGGCGCGTCGTCGGCCTGGGTGCGGGGTTCCTCACCGCGCTGGCCTACATGGTGTTCGAGGCCTCCCTAATCGGCATCTTCTCGTTCTTCGGCAACGACCTGTTCAAGTCGTTCTTCAACGTCGACGTGCCGTGGGTGATCTTCGCGGTCGTGATGCTGGCGGTGAACGCCGTGCTGACCTATTTCGACATCAATCTGGCGGCCAAGGTGCTCGGGGTGTTCCTGATCACCGAGATCATCATGCTGGCCATGATGGCGCTGTCGGTGGTGTTCACCGGTGGCGGCCCGCAGGGCTGGTCGCTGGGATCGCTCAACCCGCTCAACGGTTTCCAGAGCCTCTCCGGTGAGGTGGCCGGTGTCGACGGCAGCATGATCACCGTCGCCGGATCGGCCGGCGTCGGCCTGTTCTTCGCGTTCTGGTCGTGGGTGGGTTTCGAGTCCAGCGCGATGTACGGCGAAGAGTCGCGAAACCCCAAGAAGATCATCCCGATTGCGGTGATCTCGTCGGTCGTCGGCATCGGCGCGTTCTACGTTCTGGTGTCCTGGCTGGCGATCGTCGGTACTGGTCCGCAGAATGCGATTGCGCTGGCGCAGGATTCGTCCACGGCGGGTGACATCTTCTTCACCCCGGTGCAGCAGCATCTGGGTGAGTGGGCGGTCGACATGTTCAAGATCCTGTTGATGACAGGCTCGTTCGCCTGCGGCATGGCCTTCCACAACTGCGCCGCACGCTACCTCTACGCCATCGGCCGGGAGAACGTCATCCCCGGCATGCGCAAGACCATCGGTGCCACCCACCCGGTGCACGGCTCACCGCACATCGCCGGATTCGTGCAGACCGGTTTCGCGACCGCGGTGGTGATGTTCTTCGACATCACCGGGCGCGACCCCTACACCGGGCTCTACGGCCTCATGGCGTTGCTGGGCACCACGGCCATCATGATCGTTCAGGCCCTGGCGGCGTTCTCGGTGATCTCGTTCTTCCACGTGCAGAAGCGCCATCCCGAGACCGCGAACTGGTTCACCACGTTCCTGGCGCCGCTGCTGGGTGGGGTGGGCATGCTCTACGTCATCTACCTGCTCGCCAAGAACGCATCGTTTGCTGCGGGTTCGGCCGCGTCGGACTGGATCTTCACCTCGATCCCGTATGTTGTCGGCATCGCCGGACTCGGTGGCGTGCTGTGGGCGCTGTTCCTGAAATTCAGGGATCCGCAACGCTATTCCGATCTGGGGCGCACAGTGTTGGAGGAAGCGCACGAACGCTGA